One Corynebacterium tuberculostearicum DNA window includes the following coding sequences:
- a CDS encoding DUF3107 domain-containing protein: MDIKFGFADTARELVISAAGDQAELTQKINSALADNSTLELEDDKGRKYLVRTDRVVYVEVGIAKKHAVGFAGA; encoded by the coding sequence ATGGATATCAAGTTTGGCTTCGCAGATACCGCTCGCGAGCTGGTCATTAGTGCTGCAGGTGACCAAGCCGAGCTGACGCAGAAGATCAACAGTGCCCTGGCGGATAACTCCACCCTGGAATTGGAAGATGACAAGGGCCGCAAGTACCTCGTGCGCACTGACCGCGTGGTCTACGTCGAGGTCGGCATTGCAAAGAAGCACGCCGTGGGATTCGCTGGCGCCTAA
- a CDS encoding Rv3212 family protein: MTKAPILRSTPPDWRATGIIAVVCAIAVGGAAITANINQAHLSQAAVPGDKDAPALADVPEALHESFSLPNEPVPGQYRAVSAHGLTITHAAHTLTATNPDGSEAWTYERTDADLCSLSTAWGKIVASYETGVGCGDTVAIDAATGEYDSTRSAVNSEKVVPVSSNDRVGTVSTDRIDLWRSDMVRTVEYGDVEAKQEPDKQPHEDCTISSALTRTENLALTESCPDKPGATWLRFQDTTPDDSREPDIAADVDIATDGARLVAVGQKAAAVYRPGPHPTIESYDNKGEKLDSTSAEPSPDIDAGASPFAPATADLPHHMTWFDGSRLYLFKPSDLAVDHVVEDAIGTPIAVDEHMLVPTQAGIAVMDWSTGKTLRTIPVDRGGYHGPVYLTLAGDTIVETRGDQVVGLSAD; the protein is encoded by the coding sequence ATGACTAAAGCTCCCATTTTGCGCTCGACGCCCCCCGATTGGAGGGCTACCGGCATTATTGCCGTGGTCTGCGCCATCGCGGTCGGCGGGGCGGCTATTACCGCCAATATTAACCAGGCGCATCTCAGCCAAGCGGCCGTTCCTGGGGATAAGGATGCACCCGCGCTTGCCGACGTCCCCGAGGCCCTCCACGAGTCCTTCAGCCTCCCCAACGAACCGGTTCCTGGCCAATACCGGGCGGTTTCGGCGCACGGCCTGACCATCACGCACGCCGCTCACACGCTCACCGCCACGAACCCGGACGGCTCCGAGGCGTGGACTTATGAGCGCACAGATGCCGATCTCTGCTCGCTGTCGACAGCGTGGGGCAAAATCGTGGCGTCGTATGAAACCGGCGTGGGTTGCGGGGATACCGTGGCGATCGATGCCGCAACTGGCGAGTATGACAGCACCCGCAGCGCCGTCAACTCAGAGAAAGTAGTACCCGTTTCCTCCAATGACCGGGTAGGAACGGTCTCCACCGACCGGATTGATCTGTGGCGCTCCGATATGGTGCGCACCGTGGAATACGGTGACGTGGAAGCTAAGCAGGAGCCAGACAAGCAACCGCATGAAGACTGCACCATTAGCTCCGCCCTTACCCGTACCGAGAATTTGGCACTGACCGAGTCCTGCCCCGATAAACCGGGCGCCACTTGGTTGCGTTTCCAAGACACCACCCCTGATGATTCCCGTGAGCCCGATATCGCTGCCGATGTGGACATAGCCACCGACGGCGCCCGGCTTGTCGCTGTGGGACAAAAGGCCGCCGCCGTCTACCGCCCAGGACCGCACCCCACGATCGAGTCCTATGACAATAAGGGCGAAAAGCTGGACTCTACTTCGGCAGAGCCCTCTCCAGACATCGATGCAGGCGCCTCGCCGTTCGCCCCGGCAACCGCGGACCTGCCGCACCATATGACCTGGTTTGATGGCTCCCGGCTCTATCTCTTCAAGCCGAGCGACCTCGCAGTGGATCACGTGGTAGAAGATGCCATCGGCACCCCCATCGCCGTCGACGAGCACATGTTGGTGCCTACCCAAGCAGGCATTGCTGTCATGGATTGGTCCACCGGCAAAACCCTGCGAACCATACCGGTTGATCGCGGCGGCTACCACGGCCCCGTCTACCTCACCTTGGCGGGCGACACCATCGTGGAAACCCGCGGCGATCAGGTCGTGGGCCTAAGCGCCGATTAA
- a CDS encoding ATP-dependent helicase: MVLPPSPQVRLVPRTQSATTRSWPVDLPESGTWKVTGAAGTGVSSFLIDTVIHTLDKARQTGADPSGILVIAPSKESGARLRRELSERLEDYAAQTSMVRSVHSLAFALLRTAAEEELRLITGAEQDAVIRELLTGQAEDGHGSWPAEMRPALEYVGFARQLRDFLLRSIERGLGPGDLESLGAEHGRPMWSAAGEFLREYERVQLLSRAHSYSAAELVTAVLQRPQLLREHPFHTIIVDDAQLLDPTAGKLIREMAPQADLVVVGGDADQSVFAFRGASSRFLRDFPADHDIELTEPHRTPSPACISIVDSDGSLRDVVANTVRRRHLEDDVPWRDIAVIVRSTGDIGQMRRTLLAAGVPVHISPTDVVLAEQRLVSAVLLALRALEEDLSNSELEELLTGPVGGADPVTLRRLIRGLRRWDSTTRGIDSLRGLLYGELPDFNGQLTEREYSILERVRAVLSAGRNALASGDSVEEVLWAVWSATELDSRLQASALRGGATGSQADRDLDAMMALFDAAGDYVERRPDSSLRAFLTHVTEQELPTGVRDRRTAIPQAVEILTAHGAVGREWDTVIVAGAQEGSWPSLGETGSIFGQEDLIDLLDHDIDPDTPVSHVASRLAEERRLFHVATTRHRQRLLIAAVENPEGDTVSEPSRFISEFAGRGVDVPGQAARRQAKRALRRTQLPRELGLDVPEPAPVSVRDGLEVDPLDVAVLSVPAFVAQLRRVVTNPESGEVERKQAARQLARLATADIPGAHPEQWWSARSVAAELPLHTSGSLSPSRVEALLNCPLKAVLGNVAEDPSTEEHLLRGTLAHAFFEAIGRGMDAEKAKLLVMEAFERIQDVPQWQLRFKLDEFSTLLDRAQEWARQSEVNQELAGVEIPVGVRVSEEVRIGGYMDRLLRDGEGNYLVVDLKTGRSKPAKKEGEDHVQLMTYQLALAHGAFDGHQVHDGEGMPRQGGVLVYPGATTKKIGELWQSDKSPEALEEFAALLPPLVEEMRGPRITARTNKDCDKCPIRSICPVQEEGRMTTDA; encoded by the coding sequence GTGGTCCTTCCACCGTCCCCGCAGGTGCGCCTCGTTCCCCGTACCCAGTCCGCCACGACCCGCAGTTGGCCTGTTGACCTGCCCGAATCCGGTACCTGGAAGGTAACCGGTGCCGCCGGCACCGGTGTGTCCAGCTTCCTTATCGATACCGTCATTCATACCTTGGATAAAGCCCGGCAGACCGGCGCGGATCCCTCCGGCATCCTCGTTATCGCTCCCTCGAAGGAATCCGGCGCCCGGCTGCGCCGCGAGCTTTCCGAACGCCTCGAGGATTACGCCGCACAAACTTCCATGGTGCGTTCCGTACACTCCCTCGCATTCGCGTTGCTGCGCACAGCGGCCGAGGAGGAGCTGCGCCTTATTACCGGTGCGGAGCAAGACGCCGTTATCCGCGAGCTGCTCACGGGCCAAGCAGAAGACGGACATGGCTCGTGGCCCGCGGAGATGCGCCCCGCGCTGGAATATGTGGGCTTCGCCCGGCAGCTGCGCGATTTCCTTTTGCGTTCCATTGAACGCGGCCTGGGACCGGGTGACCTAGAGAGCCTCGGTGCCGAGCACGGCCGCCCCATGTGGTCTGCGGCGGGTGAATTCCTGCGCGAGTACGAACGCGTGCAGCTTCTTTCCCGCGCCCATTCCTATTCCGCTGCGGAATTGGTTACCGCAGTTCTTCAGCGCCCCCAGCTACTGCGCGAGCACCCCTTCCACACCATCATTGTCGATGATGCGCAATTGCTCGATCCCACTGCGGGCAAGCTCATTCGCGAAATGGCCCCGCAGGCGGATCTCGTGGTGGTAGGTGGCGATGCCGATCAATCCGTCTTTGCCTTCCGCGGTGCTAGCTCGCGTTTCCTGCGGGACTTCCCAGCTGACCACGACATCGAGCTCACCGAGCCTCACCGCACACCCTCTCCGGCGTGCATCTCCATTGTGGATTCGGACGGCAGTCTGCGTGACGTCGTAGCCAATACCGTGCGCCGCCGCCACTTAGAAGACGACGTGCCCTGGCGCGATATCGCCGTCATCGTTCGTTCAACCGGTGATATCGGGCAGATGCGCCGCACCCTGTTGGCCGCCGGCGTGCCCGTGCACATTAGCCCTACCGACGTCGTCTTGGCCGAACAGCGTTTGGTTTCCGCCGTGCTGCTCGCCCTGCGTGCCTTGGAGGAAGACCTATCAAACTCGGAGTTGGAAGAATTGCTCACCGGCCCCGTGGGTGGTGCCGATCCCGTCACCCTGCGCCGCCTTATCCGTGGTCTGCGGCGCTGGGATTCCACCACCCGGGGCATCGATAGCCTCCGCGGTCTTCTCTATGGTGAGCTCCCAGATTTTAATGGACAACTCACTGAGCGCGAATACTCCATTCTGGAGCGTGTACGCGCGGTTCTGAGCGCCGGCCGGAACGCACTCGCCTCCGGGGACTCTGTGGAGGAAGTTCTCTGGGCTGTATGGAGCGCAACCGAGCTCGATAGCCGCCTCCAGGCTTCGGCGCTGCGCGGAGGTGCGACCGGCTCGCAGGCCGACCGCGACTTGGATGCAATGATGGCGCTTTTTGACGCCGCAGGCGACTACGTCGAGCGCCGCCCTGATTCCTCGCTACGCGCCTTCCTGACGCATGTCACCGAACAGGAACTTCCCACCGGTGTGCGTGACCGCCGCACCGCTATTCCGCAGGCAGTAGAGATCCTGACTGCACACGGCGCCGTGGGCCGCGAATGGGATACCGTCATCGTGGCCGGCGCACAGGAAGGAAGCTGGCCTTCGCTAGGGGAGACCGGCTCCATCTTTGGTCAAGAAGATCTCATCGATCTCCTCGACCACGATATTGATCCCGATACCCCCGTCAGCCACGTTGCCTCCCGTTTGGCAGAGGAGCGTCGACTCTTCCATGTCGCTACCACGCGCCACCGACAGCGCCTGCTCATTGCCGCTGTGGAGAACCCGGAAGGCGATACGGTCTCTGAGCCTTCGCGCTTCATCAGCGAATTCGCCGGCCGGGGAGTGGACGTGCCTGGTCAAGCTGCGCGTCGGCAAGCAAAGCGGGCGCTGCGCCGCACCCAACTCCCGCGCGAGCTGGGCCTCGATGTGCCCGAACCCGCACCCGTGTCAGTGCGCGATGGGCTCGAGGTGGATCCCCTCGATGTGGCGGTGCTGTCCGTGCCGGCCTTTGTTGCACAATTGCGCCGCGTGGTTACCAATCCGGAATCCGGTGAGGTTGAGCGCAAACAAGCAGCGCGCCAGCTCGCCCGCTTAGCGACAGCCGATATCCCTGGCGCCCACCCGGAGCAGTGGTGGTCTGCGCGCTCCGTTGCGGCTGAACTGCCGCTGCATACCAGCGGCAGTTTGTCACCATCCCGTGTGGAAGCATTGCTCAACTGTCCACTCAAGGCCGTGCTCGGCAATGTGGCCGAGGACCCAAGCACCGAGGAACACCTGCTCCGCGGTACTTTGGCGCACGCCTTCTTTGAAGCCATCGGCCGCGGCATGGATGCGGAAAAGGCCAAGCTATTGGTGATGGAGGCTTTCGAACGCATTCAGGATGTGCCGCAGTGGCAATTGCGATTTAAGCTCGATGAGTTTTCCACCCTGTTGGACCGCGCTCAGGAATGGGCGCGCCAATCGGAGGTCAATCAAGAGCTTGCCGGTGTGGAGATCCCCGTAGGTGTACGCGTCAGCGAGGAGGTGCGCATCGGCGGCTATATGGACCGTCTGCTTCGCGATGGAGAGGGAAATTACTTGGTGGTGGACCTCAAGACGGGGAGAAGCAAGCCGGCTAAGAAAGAGGGCGAGGACCATGTGCAGCTGATGACCTATCAGCTCGCGCTTGCCCATGGCGCATTTGACGGACACCAGGTTCACGACGGCGAAGGCATGCCGCGCCAGGGCGGTGTGCTGGTGTATCCGGGTGCGACCACCAAAAAGATTGGTGAGCTTTGGCAAAGCGATAAGTCGCCGGAAGCCCTGGAAGAATTCGCTGCACTCTTGCCTCCACTGGTGGAGGAGATGCGTGGCCCGCGCATCACTGCGCGCACCAATAAAGACTGCGATAAATGCCCAATTCGCTCCATCTGCCCCGTGCAGGAAGAAGGAAGGATGACCACCGATGCCTAA
- a CDS encoding DUF3152 domain-containing protein: MEKRETRHAHRSQGHAPDHPNAVVRFARQYGWWRVVAIPLMIALTIWFIVDIATNSSSEEKAEATSEAAPTSTEKMGPDPADAAAVKREISEMPPGGSYTKQGKGTFHEVGEPGAVAGKGGEHKVRYSIEVEDGLNTAPYGGDESFAAMVEATLSDPRGWTAHKDFEFEHVAADAEPDTRIQLTSLGTAAERCGEKIETETSCHTTITGESTTIINEARWVRGATPFEGDMGNYRQYVINHELGHAIGYTAHQPCGGQGKLAPVMMQQTLDLNNKKLHDRNPSEVYPDEDVTCSPNPWPYPNPDNKDPHQPE; the protein is encoded by the coding sequence ATGGAAAAAAGGGAGACTCGCCACGCTCACCGGAGCCAGGGCCACGCACCGGACCACCCCAATGCGGTGGTCCGGTTTGCGCGTCAATATGGCTGGTGGCGCGTGGTGGCTATCCCCCTCATGATCGCGCTGACCATTTGGTTCATCGTCGATATCGCCACCAACTCTTCCTCTGAAGAAAAGGCGGAAGCCACTAGCGAGGCTGCCCCAACGAGTACGGAGAAGATGGGCCCTGACCCTGCCGATGCTGCAGCGGTGAAGCGGGAAATCAGCGAGATGCCGCCCGGTGGCTCCTATACCAAGCAGGGCAAGGGCACCTTCCACGAGGTAGGCGAGCCTGGCGCCGTCGCGGGTAAGGGTGGCGAGCACAAGGTGCGCTATTCCATCGAGGTAGAAGATGGCCTGAACACCGCACCGTATGGGGGCGATGAGTCTTTTGCCGCCATGGTGGAGGCCACCTTGTCTGATCCGCGCGGCTGGACCGCGCATAAGGACTTTGAGTTCGAGCACGTGGCCGCTGATGCGGAACCGGATACCCGCATCCAGCTGACTTCGCTCGGCACCGCCGCAGAGCGCTGTGGCGAGAAGATTGAAACGGAAACCTCCTGCCACACCACCATTACGGGCGAGTCCACCACCATTATCAACGAGGCCCGCTGGGTACGCGGCGCCACGCCTTTTGAAGGCGATATGGGCAATTATCGCCAGTACGTCATCAACCATGAGTTGGGTCATGCCATTGGCTATACGGCCCACCAGCCGTGTGGCGGCCAAGGCAAGCTGGCGCCGGTCATGATGCAGCAGACCTTGGACCTTAACAACAAGAAATTGCACGATCGCAATCCCAGCGAGGTCTATCCTGATGAGGACGTGACCTGCTCACCGAACCCGTGGCCTTATCCGAATCCGGATAATAAGGATCCCCACCAACCCGAATAG
- a CDS encoding DEAD/DEAH box helicase yields MSDIKSQPPSFAELGVAAEICDGLATRGITRTFAIQELTLPIALSGQDLIGQARTGMGKTYGFGVPLLDRVFDDADIDELDGTPRALVVVPTRELAQQVTEDLQVAAAHLPVRLASIYGGRPYEEQIKKLNKGVDVIIGTPGRLIDLHERGELQLDRVAILVLDEADEMLDLGFLPSVEAILTALDGNAHQTMLFSATMPGAILTLARRFMEKPIHIRAESGEQDFTHSSTRKVTFQAHRMDKVAVVAHALQAAGRGRTIIFARTKRAAAQLADDLARRGFHVGAVHGDLGQKSREKSLHAFRTGQVDILVATDIAARGIDVDDVTHVINYQVPDDPMTFVHRIGRTGRAGHTGTAITLVGYDELGKWQVINDELDLGEPNPPQWFSTSPELAQALDIPADVEETVGPETKVVGQVPVREKSPTRTTARRGSSRRRRGGRR; encoded by the coding sequence GTGTCTGACATAAAATCCCAGCCACCGAGCTTCGCGGAACTCGGCGTTGCGGCCGAAATCTGCGATGGTCTCGCCACTCGTGGCATCACGCGTACTTTTGCAATCCAGGAATTAACCCTGCCCATCGCGCTATCCGGCCAGGACTTGATAGGCCAAGCGCGCACCGGCATGGGCAAGACCTATGGCTTTGGCGTGCCGCTTTTGGACCGCGTTTTTGATGACGCCGATATCGACGAGCTCGATGGCACCCCGCGCGCCCTCGTGGTGGTCCCCACCCGTGAGCTTGCCCAACAGGTCACCGAGGACCTGCAGGTGGCTGCCGCCCACCTGCCCGTGCGCTTAGCCTCCATTTACGGCGGCCGTCCCTACGAGGAGCAGATCAAAAAGCTCAACAAGGGCGTCGATGTCATCATTGGCACGCCTGGCCGATTGATCGATCTGCACGAACGCGGCGAACTGCAGCTAGATCGCGTGGCTATCTTGGTTCTCGATGAGGCCGACGAGATGCTGGATCTGGGCTTTTTACCCTCGGTGGAGGCTATCCTCACGGCACTCGATGGCAATGCCCACCAAACCATGCTCTTTTCCGCCACGATGCCGGGCGCAATTTTGACGCTCGCCCGCCGGTTTATGGAAAAACCCATCCATATCCGCGCCGAATCCGGCGAGCAGGATTTCACCCATTCCTCCACTCGCAAGGTCACCTTCCAGGCCCACCGCATGGATAAGGTTGCCGTCGTCGCCCACGCCCTGCAGGCCGCCGGCCGCGGGCGCACCATCATCTTCGCTCGCACCAAGCGCGCGGCCGCCCAATTGGCCGATGACCTGGCCCGGCGCGGCTTCCACGTGGGCGCCGTCCACGGCGATCTAGGGCAAAAGTCGCGCGAGAAGTCGCTGCATGCCTTCCGCACCGGCCAGGTGGACATCTTGGTCGCTACCGATATTGCCGCCCGTGGCATCGACGTTGATGATGTCACCCACGTCATCAACTATCAGGTTCCGGATGATCCGATGACCTTTGTCCATCGCATCGGCCGCACGGGTCGCGCCGGCCATACGGGCACCGCTATCACCTTGGTGGGCTACGATGAGCTGGGCAAATGGCAGGTTATTAATGATGAGCTGGATTTGGGTGAGCCGAATCCGCCGCAGTGGTTCTCCACGTCCCCAGAGCTGGCCCAGGCTCTAGACATCCCCGCGGATGTAGAAGAGACTGTCGGCCCTGAGACCAAGGTCGTGGGCCAGGTTCCTGTCCGCGAGAAATCCCCCACCCGTACCACCGCGCGCCGCGGCAGCTCCCGGCGCCGGCGAGGAGGCCGCCGATGA